The Vulcanimicrobium alpinum sequence TGCACGAGCGTGTGCACCGTGTCGCCGTACGTCGCGAACGTTGCGAGCACCGCCTCGCCGCGCTCGTCGCGCACGGTCTGCGGTGCGTACACCGGCGCCGCGCCGTTGGCAACGGCATGGGCGTACACGGCGACGGCGTCGTCGACGGCGATCGCGACCGCGCGGACGCCGTCGCCGTGGCGCGCGACGTGCGCGCCGATCGGACCGTGGGGTCGCAGGCTCGAGGTCAGTACCAGCCGCACGTCGTTCTGCACCAGCACGTACGAGACGGTGTCGGGGTTGCCGGTCTCCGGACCGCGATACGCGAGCGCCTCGAAGCCCAGCGCGCCGCAGTAGTAATAGGCCGCCTGCTTGGCGTTCCCGACCCACAGTTCGAGGTGATCGAAACGGAAGCCGCGGTTGTCGATCGAGGCTGGCGCCGGGAACGTCTGATGCATGCGAGTATCGTACGCCGCGGCCGCCGGGGAGGCACCGTCGCGCGCGCAATTCTATGCCAAACTATGATACCCTGGCGGCATCCTATGTCAGAGAACCTCCTCGACGAGACCGATAAGCGCATCCTTTCGGCACTCCAGCGCAATGGGCGGCTTCAGAACGTGGACCTCGCGAAGGCCGTGGGGCTGTCTCCTTCGCCGTGCTTGCGGCGCGTGAAGCGCCTGGAGGACGGCGGGTTCATCGAACGCTACGGAGCGCTGCTCGACCGCACGAAGCTCGGCTTCGGGATCACAGCGTTTCTGAGCATCGAGATCGAGCGGAACCGCAAGGCCGAGACGGAGCTGCTGCGCGATCAGCTGCGCGCGCTGCCGCAGGTCGTCGCTTGTCACATCATCACCGGCGATGCCGACTTTTTCCTCGAGATCGTCGCGCGCGACCTCGCCGGCTACTCGGCGTTCGTCCTCGACGTGCTCAACAAACTCCCCGGCATCAAGAGCATCCGGTCGAGCATCTCGCTCGAAGCGGTGAAAGCCAACGCACCCCTCCCGCTCGGCAGCGACAAACGCACGTCACGCTGAGCCCAGCGTGACATGCGCGTTAGCAGGCCGATGAAAAATCGGCCGAGTTGATGTTGGCGTGACGGCGTTTTTCGCGTATTATAAGAGCAAGTCTCCTCATACCTTGGTGAGGTTGCGGCCGATGCGGACTCATGATGAGCAGCGTGCATCCGTTTGGACGACGTTGCAGCCGGAAGACACCGTGCCCGGCGATCATCCGTTGCGCCCGATGCGCGTGATGGTCAACGAAATTCTGCGCGAACTCTCGCCGGAGTTTTCCAAGCTCTACTCCCGACGGGGCCGGCCATCGATCGCGCCGGAGAAGCTGCTGCGAGCCTTGCTGTTGCAAATGTTCTACTCGATCCGCAGCGAGCCGATGCTGCTGGAGCAGTTGCGTTACAATTTGCTCTTTCGTTGGTTCGTGGGCTTGAGCATGGACGACAAGATCTGGGACCCCTCGACGTTCAGCAAGAACCGCGATCGGTTCTTGAATGGCGAAATCTCCGAGCGGTTCTTCGCCGCCGTGGTCGAGCGGGCGCGTGCCGACGAACTGCTCTCGAACGAGCATTTCACCGTCGATGGGACGCTAATCGAGGCGTGGGCCAGCCACAAGAGCTTTCGGCCCAAGTCGGACGACGAACCGCCGACCTCGAGCGGCGGTCGCAACGAGGGCGTGAACTTTCGTGGCCGGCCGCGCAGCAACGAGACGCACGTCTCGAGTACCGATCCGGACGCGCGGTTGTACCGCAAGAGCAGCGGCGCGCCGGCGATTCTCGGCTATCTCGGACATGCTCTGATGGAGAATCGCAACGGCTTGATAGTCGGCGTGAAGACCACTCGCGCGACCGGGATCGCCGAACGCGAAGCAGCGCTGGAATTGATTCGCGGGGTCAGCGGAAGCAACCGAATCACGCTCGGCGCCGACAAGGCGTACGATACCAAAGACTTTGTCGAGGCGTTGCGAGCGCTCAACGTGACGCCGCACGTTGCTCAAAATACGACCCGTCGCCGCAGCGCGATCGACCGCCGAACCGTCCGCCATCCGGGCTACACGGTGAGTCAACGCAGGCGCAAGTTGATCGAGGAGAGCTTCGGGTGGGGCAAGACGATCGGCCGATTGCGCAAGGTGCATTTCCGCGGGCTTGATCTGGTCGGCGACATTGTGCGCTGGACGGCCGCGGCGTACAACTTGATCAGGATACGCAATCTGAGGGCCGCGACATGATGCGAAGTGATGCTGACCCGAGGGGGCGTTTTCGAGATGAACCGCTCGGCAACGGGCTTCGAGAGGTCCGCCGACCTCCCGAAAACCGTGCTGAACGGGCAGTTCGCGAACCACGCGCCGATTTTTTCACGGGGCTGTTAGAGGCGTTCGAAGATTGTGGCGATGCCTTGGCCCATGCCGATGCACATCGTGGCGAGACCGTAGCGGCCGCCGCGGCGGCGGAGTTCGTGCAGCAGCGTCGTCGCGATGCGAGCGCCGCTGCAGCCCAGCGGGTGGCCCAGCGCGATCGCGCCGCCGTTCACGTTCACGATCGCCGGATCGATCCCGAGTTCGCGGACGCACGCGACGGACTGCGCGGCGAACGCTTCGTTGAGTTCGACCAGATCGAGATCCCGTGCCGCCAGCTTCGCGCGGTCGAGGGCCTTGCGCGTCGCACCGATCGGACCGATCCCCATGACGCTCGGATCGACGCCGAACGTCGCCGACGTCACCACCCGCGCCATCGGCGTCCAGCCGTGCCGCTCGGCGGCTTCGGCGCTGCACATCAGCAGCGCGGCCGCGCCGTCGTTGAGCGGCGAGGAGTTGCCGGCAGTGACCGTCCCGTTCGCTTTGAACGCCGGCTTGAGTTTCGCGAGCGTCTCCATCGTCGTGTCGGGGCGCGGCGGCTCGTCCTGCGAAAGATCGTAGGATTTCTTGCCCGCGTCGACGTGCACCGGCGTCAGCTCGGCGGCGAAGCGGCCGGCCTCCACCGCGGTCTTGCATTTCATCTGGCTTTCGTACGCGAAACGGTCCTGCGCATCGCGCGAGATGCCGTACTGCTCGGCGACGTTCTCGGCGGTCTCTCCGAGCGAAATCGGCGGATACCATGCGGCGAGCCGCGGATTCACCATCCGGTTGCCAAGCGTCGTGTCGTGGATCTCGGGCGCGCGATCGTACGCCTTCTCGGATTTGAGGATCACGAACGGCGCGCGCGTCATCGATTCCGCACCGCCGGCAATCGCGACGTCGACGACGCCCGCGGCGATCGCATGATAGGCGGCGTTGAGCGCCTGCAGACCGCTTCCGCAGAGCCGGTTGAGCGTCGTGCCCGGGACGCTCGTCGGCAGCCCCGCGAGCAGCAGCGCCATCCGGCCCGCGTTGCGGCAGTCCTCGCCGGCCTGATTCGCGGCGCCCCAGAAGACGTCGTCGATCAGCGCGGGCTCGACGCGCGTGCGCTCCACCAGCGCGCGGATCGCGTGCGCTCCGAGGTCGTCCGGCCGCACGGACGCGAGCGCGCCTCCGTAGCGGCCCATCGGCGTGCGGAGGGCGTCGACAACAACGGCTTCGGGCATGACTCGTGGGGCTTCGCGCAGCAGGCGAGCCGGCCTTGCGGCGCGAGGGAGCGCATCGGCTGATGCGAACGGCATGCGGTGTGGAGCACGGGACGACGCACGCCGCATGCATCGCCGGCGGCGGACCGGCCGGGATGCTGCTGGGCTACTTGCTCGCCCGCGCGGGGCTCGACGTCGTCGTCCTCGAGAAGCACGGCGACTTTCTGCGCGACTTCCGCGGCGACACGGTCCACCCGTCGACGCTCGCGGTGATCGGCGAACTCGGCCTGCTCGAGCGTTTTCTGAAGATCCCGCATCAGCGCGTCGCGCGGCTCGCCGGGGTCGTCAACGGCCACCGCGTGACGATCGCCGACTTCGCGCACGTCCGGACGCGCTGCCGCTACATCGCGATGATGCCGCAGTGGGATCTGCTCAACTTCTTCGCGACGGAAGCACGCGCGTTTCCGAGCTTCCACCTTGAGATCAACGCCGAGGTGACCGGCCTGATCGCAGAAGACGGGCGTGTGATCGGCGTGCGCGTTGCGGACCCGAGCGGGAAACGCGAGATTCGCGCGGCGCTCGTCGTCGCCGCCGACGGGCGCCATTCGACGGTTCGCCGCTGCGCGGCGCTGCCGGTGCACGATCTCGGCGCCCCGATCGACGTGCTGTGGATCCGTCTGCCGAAACGGCCCGGCGATCCGTCGGAGACGCTGGGATACTTCGACGCCGGGCGCGTGCTCGTCACGATCGATCGCGGCGAGTACTTCCAGTGCGGGCTCGTGATCCCGAAAGGCGGGATCGACGCGCTGCACGCGGGCGGGATCCGGGCCGTGCGCGAGCAGATCGCAGCGCTGGCGCCGCTGCTGCGCGATCGCGTCGACGCGATCCGCGATTGGAACGACGTCAGCCTGCTCACGGTGCGGATCGATCGACTCGAACGCTGGCATCGCCCGGGGCTGCTCTGCATCGGCGACGCCGCGCACGCAATGTCGCCGATGGGCGGCGTCGGGATCAACCTCGCGATTCAAGACGCGGTCGCCGCCGCGAACCTGCTCGCCGCGCCGCTGCGCGACGGCGCCGTCTCCGACGCGCAGCTCGAGGCGGTGCAGCGCCGCCGGATGCCGGCCGTCCGGTTCACGCAAGGCCTGCAGGTCTTCGCGCAGGAGCGCGTCTTCGGGCAAGCGCCGCCGGGCGCCGTGCCTTCACGGTCGCTTCCGGCACCGCTGCGGCTGCTGCAGATGCTCCCGCTGCTGCAGGCGATCCCCGCCTACGTCGTGGGCGTGGGAGTGCGTCCCGCACGCGTGCGCACGCCGAACCGCGCGGGCTGACGCGCATCCGTCACGCGATTCGCGTCACCGCGTCGACGTCGAGCTCGCCGGCGAGGCGATCGAGGTCGTCGAGGACCGACGTCAGGATCGGGATGCCGTCGCGGCGAACGCGAGCTCGTTCTCGTGCTCGATCTCGCCGGCGACGAAGATCCGGTCCTGCCCCGGCGCGCGCGCGCCGTCCTTGATCGCGCGCAGCTCGCGGTCGATGTCGCGTTTGAACGCGGCGACGTCGCGCAGCGCGTCGACGCGCAGCGCGCCGAAGAAATGCGACGTGATCCCCGACGGCGCCGTCGGGCTCTCCGTGATCGTCAGGTCGGCGCCGAACCAGCCGGCGGCGAGGACGCCGGTAAGCAATTCCGCGAGCGCGCCGAGGCCCTAGCCCTTGTGGCCGCCGTTCTCGGTGCCGAACCCGCCGAGCGGCAGCAGCGCGCCGGTGTGGCGCGCCGCCGGATCGCCGATGGGGTTGCCGTCGGCGTCGACCGCCCACCCGGGCTTGAGCTGCAGCCCCTTGCGCTCGTAGACTTCGAGTTTGCCGTACGTCACCGTCGTGGTCGCGAAATCGAGGACGAACGGCGGCTCGTCGCCCGCGGGCACTGCGAACGCGAACGGATTCGTTCCCTGCATCTTCGTCCGTCCGAACGTCGGCACCGCAAAGTGCGCGGAGTCGGTCGAGCAGATTCCGATCATGTCGTGCGGCAGCGCCATCATCGCGTAGTAGCCGGCGATCCCGTAATGGTTCGAGTTGCGCACCGCGGCGAACGCGATCCCGCGCTCGCGCGCCTTCGCGATCGTGGCGCTCATCGCGTGATGCGATGCCGGATGCCCCAAGCCGTTGCCCGCGTCGAGCAGCAGCGACGTCGGCGTCTCTCGCACGCGCGTGTACGTCGGCCGCGGGACGATGCGGCCGTTGCGGATGCGGTCGACGTAGAACCACCGCAGTCGTGCGACGCCGTGCGATTCGATCCCGCGCCGGTCCGCGGCGACCAGCACGTCGGCGACGATGCGCGCCGCTTCGTCGTCGACGCCGACGGCGACGAGCGATGCCGCGACGAAGCGCTGCAGATCGTCCTCGCGCACGCGCGCAACGGCGGCCTCCGTCATACCGGTTCGACGACGAAGCGGTCGAGTTTCGCGATGCCCAGGCGATCGGCGAGCGCGTCTATCGTCTCCCACACCTTGGGATCGATCGGAACGCCCTCGCTGCGATACCGTTCGGTGTGCTCGCGTTCGGGATCGCCCGCGACCAGGACGCGCTCGACGCCGGGCGACGTCCGTCCCGCGCGCAGCAAGCCGAGTTGACGATCGAGATCGCGTCCGAACAGCGGCAGATCGCGGATCGCGTCGACGCGGAACGCACCGAAGAAGTTGCCGACCGTTCCGCCGTGCAGGCCGCGTTCGTCGAGCCCGAGGTCGGTCCCGAACGGTCCCCCCGAGAGCACGCCGCAGAGGATCTCGACCAGCGCGCCGAGGCCGTAGCCTTTGTGCCCGCCGTTCTCGGTGCCGTAGCCGCCCAGCGGCAGCAGCGCGCCGGTCGTCATCGCGATGCGCGGATCGCGCGTCTCGCGTCCGTCGGCGTCGACGGCCCAGCCGGGTTTGAGCTCCTTCGACTTGCGATCGCTCACTTCGAGGCGACCGAACGTCACCGCCGTCGTCGCCATGTCGAGGACGTACGGCGGCCCGTCGGCGGCGGGGATGGCTACGGCGATCGGATTCGTGCCCTGCGTCTTCTGCCGGCCGAACGTCGGCACCGCGAGATGCGTCGAGTTGGTCATCGCGAGACCGATCATCCCGCGATCGAGCGCCATCATCGCGTAGTAAGCGCCGATTCCGAAATGGTTGGAGTTGCGCAGCGTCGCCAAGCCGATCCCCGTCTGCTCCGCCTTCGCGATCGCCGCGCGCATCGCATGGATGCCGGCCGGATGGCCGAGTCCGTTGCCCGCGTCGAGCGCGATCTGCGTCGGGCTCTCGCGCAGCACGGTGTACTGCGGGCGCGCCGCGACGACGCCGGCCTCGATCCGCCGGCAGTAGAACGTGTCGAGGCGCGCGATCCCGTGCGATTCGACGCCGCGCAGATCGGCGGCGACGAGGACGTCGGCGACGTCGCGTGCGTCGCTCTGGGAGACGTCGAGTGCGGTGAGAGCGCGGACGATAAACGCCCGCTCGTCCGCCTCGTTCGCACGGATCTTCGAAGGCTCTTCACCGATCATCGCGTTCTTGCGTTCGGGACCCCGGAGCTGCGGCCCCGCCGCCGCCGGACGCCGTCAGTCGGCCCGCACGTCACGCAGCTTGCGCGCGACATCCGCAAGGACACGGTCCGCCGCGTACTCGTCGAAGCGGGCGCGGTCGTAGCAGAGCGCGAGCCAACCGCGGCCGTCGACGATCGCCCCCGGCGCGAGAATCGCTGACTCGCCGGGGGCGACGAGCGGGAACGCGAGCAGCGTCCCGGTCGCGCCGACGTTCGTGACCGTCGCGGTCGCGCCGCCGACGTCGTGCGCGGTGAGTGCGCCGCTGCGCGCGCGCGCCGCGAGGTCCGCGATCTGCGCGGCGATCGCGTCGAGCGATGCGGCGTTCGCCTGCGAGACGACGGGCACGACGAGGCCGCCGAGGATCTCGACCGCGACGCCGATGCGGTCGGCATTAAGCGCGCGGCCGAACGCGCGGACGAAGTAGGCCGTCCAGGCCCGGCCGCCGCGGTCGACGGCGGAGAGATCGATCTGCACCGCGCACGAACCTTGCGCGATCGTGGCGCGCGCTTCGGTCATGCGCTCCGCGATGCGCTTGCGCATCGCCGTCAAACCGCCCGCTTTCGTGAGCGTCGGCGGCGCGACGGGCCGCGAGACCGCGGTGTGCATGCCGGCGGGCGTCGCGTCGGCGAAGCGCGCGAGGATCTGACCGACCTCGGCGCGTTCGCCTTCGAGGACGAGAATCTCGGCGAGGATGCCGTCCTGCGGCGATTCGACGTCGGTGTTCACCTTGTCGGTCTCGACGGCGAAGAGCGGCTCGCCGCGATTCACGGCGTCGCCGGGTTTCTTGTACCAGGCAGAGACCAGGCCGTCGACGAGCGTGTCGGCGAGCTTGGGGAACTCGACGTTCATGGGCGCGTCTCCGGCCGCGCTTCGACAGGCTCAGCGTGACGCGCCTCAGCAGGACGCGATTCGCATGCGGTTTTGAAGGCGGCGAGAAAGCGGCCGACGTCGGCGCCGTCGACGGCGCGGTGGTCGACGGCGCACGTGACGAAGGCGCGGCCGTTACGGACGGCGCCGATGCGGACGGCGGCGGTGTGGCCGGGGCGGACGAACGGAACGGCGAGATCGCTGCCGCTCGCGCCGTAGTCGATCAGTGCGATCGTTCCGCCGCCGCGCGAGGGCATCGCGGGGCCGAGGTCGAGGTCGACGACGACGTCGGCGTGCTCGACGATCCCCGTCCAAGCGAACGTTGCGTTGAAGCGCGGGAACGCGCGCGCCGCCGCGACGAGCGCGTCGAGCGCGAGGCGCGTGTGCTCCGCGGGAAGGTCGACCGCGATCGTGCTCGACGCCTGCGGGATCACCGGGTCGTACGCGGGCGTTGCGCCGCCGCGCTGCGCGCGCGCCGCCGCGAGCCGCACGATCGCGTCGCGAATCGTCGCGCGATTCGGCACGATCGCGTCTTCGAGGACCTCGTCGACGGGGATTCCGGGGATATCGGGCATCGCGACGCGCACCGGCGGGACGTCGAGGACGCCGGCTTCCGCCGCGATCGCGCACAACTCCGCGCCGAGACCCATCGTCAGCGTATCTTCGTGCACGACGCACAGCCGGCGCGTCTTCGCGAGCGATGCGAGGATCGTCGCGCGATCGAGCGGGAGCAGCGTGCGCAGGTCGATCACTTCGACGTCGATCCCCTCGCCGGCGAGCGTCTGCGCCGCCGCGAGCGATTCGTGCAGCATCATCCCGTAGCTCAGCACGGTGACGTCGCTGCCCGCGCGCGCGACCGCGGCCTCGCCGATCGGGACGAGATATTCGCCCTCCGGGACGTCGCCGCGGATCGCACGATAGGTCCGCTTGTGTTCGAGAACGAGCACCGGATCGGGATCGCGGATCGCCGCGGTGAGCAGGCCCTTCGCGTCGGCCGGGGTCGACGGCGCCACGATCTTCAATCCCGGCGCGTGCGCGTAAAACGCCTCGACGCTCTGCGAATGGTACGGACCGCCGCGAAAGCCGCCGCCGTACGCGGTGCGCAAGACGAGCGGACACGTCCAATCTCCTCCGGTGCGCCACCGGATCTTCGCCGCTTCGCCAACGAGATGGTCCATCGCCGCGTGGATGAAGTCGGCGAACTGGATCTCCGCGACCGGTCGCAGGCCGCGCATCGCCATCCCGACCGCGACGCCGGCGATCCCCGTCTCGGCCATCGGCATGTCGATGACGCGCCGCGCGCCGAAGCGCGCGTGCAGCCCTTCCGTCGCGCGGAAGACGCCGCCCAGCACGCCGACGTCTTCGCCGAGGACGACCACGCACTCGTCGCGAGCCATCTCGCCGGCGAGCGCTTCGCGCACTGCCTCGACGACCGAGCGCTCACGCATACGCGTGCTCGAGGACCGTCGCCGGATCGCCGAGCGGCTGCGCTTCCGCCCACGCCGCCGCGTCGTCGGCGATCGCGGCATTTTCGGCGTCGACCGCTGCGGCCCACGCGGCGTCGACCAGCGCACGCGCGCGTACGAGCGGATCCTGCGTCGCGCGTGCCGCCTCGATCTCGCTGCGGTCGCGGTAGCGCGTGTCGTCGTCGTTCGAGGTGTTGGGCAGAAACCGGATGCACTGCGCGTCGATCAGCGTCGGGCCGGCGCCGCTGCGCGCACGCGCGATCGCCTCGGCGGCGGCGGCATGCATCGCCTCGAGGTCGCCGCCGTCGACCGCGATCCCCGGCATCCCGTAGCCGGCCGCGCGCGCCACGAGCGTCTCGGTCGCGTACTCGTCTTCGCGCCGGACCGACTGCGTCCAGCCGTTGCGGTGGACGACGAACACGCACGGAAGCCGGTGGACGGCCGCGAGGTTCATCGACTCGTGCGCTTCGCCTTTCTGCGCGCCGCCGTCGCCGAACGCGATCACGGTGACGCTGCCGTCGCCGAGCAGCTGCGAGCCCCACGCGCAGCCGACGCCGTGCGAGCAGTGGTTGGGCTGCGGTCCCTGCTGGGAGAGCACGTGCAGCGCACGCGAGCCGAAATGGGCGTAGGGCTGGCGGCCGCGCGCGTTCGGATCGGAGGGCCGCGAGAAGAAACAGAGCATCACGTCGCGCGCCGGCATCCCGAGAACGAGCAAGGCCGCAAGATCGCGGTAATGCGGCGCGAGCCAATCGACCCCGGGCTGCATCGCGAGCGCGTACCCCGTGCCGATCGCCTCGTGTCCGCTGCACGGGACTGCGAAATGCGCGCGGCCGGCCCGAGCCAGCCGCCACATCCGCTCGTCGAGCGCTCGCGCGAGCGAGAGCGCGCGATAGCCGCGCTCCCGCTCCGATCGTTCGAGCATCGCGCTACTTCGCGATCGTGAACTTTCCGCCGGCGACGCGCGTCAGGACGAGCGAGAACACCGAGAGCCCGTTGTGATCGCCGCCCGACATGCGGAACGTTCCAGTGACACCGGTGTAGTCGGTGTGCTCGAGCGCTTGGCGCAGCTTTTCACCGTCGGTCGACTTCGCGCGTTCCAGCGCCTGTTTGAGAACGTAGACGCTGTCGTATCCGAATCCGCCGAAGATGCTGACCGGCGCATCTTTGGGATAGCCGCTCTCGAACGCGGAGATGTAGTGCGTCAGCAGCTTCTTCTGCGGATCGTTCGCCGGCAGATAGCTCGCGACGTTGATCTTCGTGCTCGCGATGAACGCGCCGTCGAGCGCGGCGCCGGCCTGCTGCGGGAAGACCCCCGTCGCCGCACCGTCGGAGTAGAAGATCGGCACCGAGATGCCGAGTTCGCGATAACCCTTGATGATCACGTTCGCCGACGGCAGCGTCGTCCACGCGACGACGGCCTGCGGGTTGGCAGCTTTGATCTTCGTCAATTGCGTCGTCGCGTCGCTCGCGCGCGCGTCGATCGCTTCAGCGTCGACGACTTCAAATCCGAAGCGCTTCCCGGCGTCCTGGAAATGGGAGAGGCCCGTCTTGCCGTAGTCGTCGTTGCGGTAGATGACGGCGACCTTCGTCATCTTCTTCGCGCGCATGTACTCCTGCATCGACTGCGCGACGTGGAAGTCGGTGATCGGCATCTTGAAGATCCACTGCCGATCGGCGATCGGCTGGATCACCTGCGCGCTCGAGGCGAGCGAGACCATCGGCACCTTTGCCTGCGTCGCGAGCGGGACCATCGCCAGCGACGTTTGCGTCAGCGACGAGCCGATGATCGCGGCGACGTGCTGGTCGAGGAGCTTGCGGGTGTTGTTGACGGCGGTCGTCGCGTTCGACTCGTCGTCGAGGACCGTGACCTGCAGCGGATGCCCCTGTACGCCGCCGGCCTTGTTGATCTCGTCGACCGCCATCTGGATGCTGTCGGCTTCCGGCCGGCCGAGGGTCGCACCCGGACCGCTCTCTGAAACGGTCGCACCGATCACGTAGGGTTCCGCGGCGGCACCGGCGAGACGCGGCGGTGCCGCCGGAACGATGAGGAGCGCGGCGAGCGCGAGCATGCCGAAACGAACGACGATCCGAACCATCTGACCCTCCTTACTTTCTTGCCGTCGTGTTGGCGGGCGACGCCGCAGTTTCCGTCTGAACGCGAGGCCGCGAGCGGTCCGCGCCGCCCTCAGGGCCGCGCGGCGAGGTAGACGGAACGCGCCGAGCGCGCCAGTTCGTCGGCGGTCTCGGTCCCGACGATGCGGCCGCGCTGCATCAGATACGCGCGCGAACAGATGCGCGCCGCCAGCCGCAGGTTCTGCTCCACCAGCACGATCGTGACACCCCGCTCGGCGAGCCGCGCGAGCGCGCCGAAGTTCTCGGCGCGCACTTTCGGCGCCAGACCCAGACTCGGTTCGTCGAGCAGCAGCAGGTCGGGCTTCGCCATCAGCGCGCGACCGATTGCGACCATCTGCTGTTCGCCGCCAGAGAGCGAACCCGCGATCGTGTCGCGATAGCGCCGCAGCGCCGGAAAGAGCTCGAAGACGCCCTCGAGATCGGCGGCGAGCACGGCGCGCGGCGCCCGCCGCGCGTAGGCGCCCATCTGCAGGTTCTCGCGCACGGTGAGCGGCGCGAAGATCCCGCGCCGTTCGGGGACGAGCGCGAC is a genomic window containing:
- a CDS encoding ABC transporter ATP-binding protein, translated to MSDGEPALEIEHLSTLRGRVQVLWDVSLRVERGETVAIVGPNGAGKTTLVGSITGLIPPKAGRVRIGGADVTGLSPERLATRGVALVPERRGIFAPLTVRENLQMGAYARRAPRAVLAADLEGVFELFPALRRYRDTIAGSLSGGEQQMVAIGRALMAKPDLLLLDEPSLGLAPKVRAENFGALARLAERGVTIVLVEQNLRLAARICSRAYLMQRGRIVGTETADELARSARSVYLAARP